The Coccinella septempunctata chromosome 9, icCocSept1.1, whole genome shotgun sequence genomic interval GTACTGTGTCTGGTCTGCAATGTCCTAGCAATTGCACCACTcacctgacccaccgcagacattgcAACAGCTAGTCAATGCTGCGATGGACATTTGACGAAACATTCCTAAGGGTTTCATTGATGACCTCATTgacacaatgccgaatagagtaAGAGCCCTACGAAGAGGTAGAGGAGGCTCTCAATGTGTTTGTAACATCAGGATCCTTCTTTGAGCCAGCAGACTTCACCATAatctttattttgtttatttccCTACTATGTTGTCGCTCTAAAGCAGTCTTGCTCACTGTTGtcagaatttttctcattattaagTAACTTGGATGGTTTTAttgaatggctcatttcgataccaattcacagaaaaatacttaaggccaagtgtaaaaaaatagaatattagttcTAAATTTCACCGTTAAAAttggtctaaattattcacaatcttcttcttgttcgaaccctccaacaatcgtaGTAAAAGTAGGTTGAAATAGGGTGACAATGATAGAACTCTGTCAACatgagcactttcaataaaccgTCTCAATTTTCTACCGCATATGATGCAACTAAACAGATAGACTCGGGTGTGCTTCATGGTTCAgccatttgtttatgttttgtttcgcttttccaagtcaccttccacagtattgaaattttatcgaagttctaggggttgtagctcagccatatTGAATATTTATGTAGACAACTTCTGgttaaatgacttattttgatggcttatatgagccggtcagaggaaaagtggtataagtcacaaattccgatttttgagttataccgatattttGGTACGAAAGGCATTGataggtatggaaaattttgttaagagaaaaaacataactcggtcaaaacgacgatttgactcataccactcataagaagaataatatgcaacctttggtacccaaatatcggtataactcaaaaattggaatttgtgacttataccacttttcctctgaccggctcataTCGAAATGTCAATAAAGCCTAGAATTTGGCTTACTGTACCTCTAACCACCAAATCTGACcgttttttctccttttttccCTCAGGAAAAGGCCATCACCACTGAACCCGAGCTGATGGAGGTCAGACGGAAGCTGCGCAGCGTCAAATCGGCCGAGAGCCTGACCTCCGGCCACTCAGAACCCGCGCCGGCCGACTGCGACGTGCTGGCTCCCCTCCACTCCCTGCACAAACCGCCCGGCCACAACAGGTCCATCTCGCACGACTCCTACTTCGACACGCTGCAGAACTCGCAGAACAACTCTGAGGGTTCGCTGCTCGACCTCAGCGAGATCCAGCTCAACTTCGACCTCGAGGAGACCGAGATGAGGATATTCTCCGAGGACGAGAGCTTGGTCAGCTCGCCGAAGGTCTTGAGAGAGACGGTAAGTGGACTTGTCCTCAATTTTCAAGTTCTACAATCCTTCAATCATAATATTCCTTTCGGCAGAACCAGAGGAGGGTGCTTACAAGGGCCAGACCGGAGGAGTTCAACAGCGCTACGAACTCCGGCAACCCCTCGCCCAAGAAGCAGGCCAGGGTGGTCCTATCCCCCGACTCTGTGTCCCGCAAACGAACCCGCCTAGAAGACCAACTGTCCGACATCCAGTACATCGACTGCAGCACGCCTGAGAACGTGGTGAGCACCATCGCCGTAGTGCACTCCGAGGACGCAGCGACCCCTTGCGGCCTATCCTACCAGCCCAAGAACAAGTCGCCCAGGAACTCGGACAACAACCCGGACAAGCGACAGTCCCTGAACCTGGATTCTTCGGCTAGCCAACCGTCGGCGATCGTCAAGTCTTTCACGGAGAACGACATAGCGGGCACGGCCAGCGTGACGCCGCAATCGCCCGCGTACAGACCCCTGGGGGAGTCCAGCACCAACACGACCAGCTCGCCGACCGAGGTCACCTACCAGAACCTGCACCACAAGTCGGAGTTGGCGACGTGTCTGAAACCAGCGACGCCCACCTACGAAAACGTCTTGACCACCATAAGCATAACCTataaatcgcctcagagaagcGCTGAATCTTCACCGTTGAAGACACAAACGGATTTCGACTCGATCTACGAAGACGTCACCATCATCCCTGAGAAAGCGGTGGTACCAACGTCCACCGCCTCACTCCCCATACAACAAGCCAGTCAACCGGAGCTGAGGGAGGGCGATAACTACCTAACCTTACTCTTGGGCGACAAGGAAGACCGCCCGAAGAGTCTCAGCGCCTTGGACAACGTGGTCAGTCGCAAAGACGACATGAGGACGAATTTAAGCTCCAGCGTCGTCTACGACACCAACGAACAACTATCCTTATTCTCCGCCGAAGAACTTAAGACGTTCAGCTCCAACAGATCCTCCGGGTCCAACATCCAATACACCCCTTCCTCGACCTCAGCCCCGTACCAGTTCATCGAGAATACCCATACCCCCAGCGACCTCAGCCTCAGCGAAGTGTTGCACAGCTCTACCGACAACCTGTCGGCCAGCCAGTCCTCCCTCAGCTTCCCCAACTCCTCCATGACGCCGAACGTCAGTCCGACCCCCTTGAAATCGGACACTCAGTCCCTGGAGGACCTGCTGACCCCCGTCAGTCCGCTGGAGACGCGCGACACCAGCGAGTGCAGCCTGCTGCAGGAGATACAGAGCGAGGTGATGGAGGCAGGAGCCAAGTTGGATAATTTGATCGATTTCAGTCCGTCGGTCGATGCTAGTCTTATCAGGGAGGACGATTGTGAATCTAGTCGTGAGGTGGAAGCTGAGGAAGTTTACGAACAGGTTAAATATTTCAGGCGGTCGATAAACGAGGTGAACTCCTTGCTGGAACTGCAGCTGGACCAAAAAGAGTCGTCGGAAATTGAAGCTAAACGGGAGGTTGAGGTCATGGACGACGGGGCCGTGGAAGGAACCAACGAAAACGAGGTTAAAATGGAGGAAGAGACGCCCACTTACGACTCCCTTGAGCCACACGTGTACGAAAACCTACAGGGCGAAGATATGAGGAAAGACGATGGGGTTAGTGTTTACGAGAACGTGGAGATCAAACGCGAACCCGACCAAGTGAGCGTCAAAGACCTATTAACGAAATTCGGTGAGTGTAAAGAGACTGTCGAAGAATCGACCACTACGTCCGATGACGTGGACGCCTCGGAACCAAACCACCAAGACGACGTACCAGCCAATCAGCGCCTGCGGAAGTTCTACGAGAAAGACTCCCTGCCGCCGTGTTTGCGAGCCAGGAACCTGAAGAACCAGCTGAAGACGAGGAGCTTGGACGAGGAGGAGTTCAAGAAGGAGTTCGATCTGGACGTGGGCTCCAGGAGGAAGAGCCTGGACGAGGCGTTGGGCTACAAGACCAACTCCCTGCCGAAGACCCTCAACCAGCCCAAGATGCTACCCCAGGATGAGGTCGAGAGGGAGATGGAGAACTTCCACTTGTTGCACGGTTCGGAGAACGACGATAGGAGCCTGGAGGAGGAGATGAAGAAAAGGGAAAGGATCGAGAAGTACAAGGAGGAGAGGAGGAAGATTCTACAAGAGAAGTAAGTTGTCCAATCACATTCCCGAACCTTTTCCAACCTCTAATCATTCACAGATACAGAACGGAGAGCTTCAAGGAAGACAAGGACGTCCTGTTGTCCCGAATGAAGATCTACAAGTCGCCAAACAAGGAAGACAGCTCGGAAACCTCAGATTTCCTCCCCTGCCTGAACAGGGTCCGGAGAAAAAGCACCAGAAGCGACGACTCAGTGGTTATCGAGCCAGAATCACCGCCGAAACCCCCCTTGGAGGAGAAGGCTGATCCAGAGGTGGAGATCAGGCCCAACAGTCTCAAGGCCAGGGCCGCTATGTTCGAGAGGAACAGCACTGGCTCCCCCAGCAAGCTCCCGAAGCCGGCGAAGAAGACGACGGGTAACAACAGGACGGGGGAGTTGACGGTCAAGGAGTCCGACAAGGTTTTCCGGGAGAATTTCATACTCAGGAGCAAGACTGAGGACATATTCAAGGGCGAGAGGAGGAGGCACACGTACGAATCTAGGGAGAGGCAGAACGAGGACGATCTGAAGTCGAGGAGGGGCAGTTTGGACCGTCAGAGCCCGAGGTGAGTTTGTGGGGATTGTAATATACCCTCCTTTTAGAATAatcttttagttttcatttttactttgtattaatttttgaagagaaatatctgcaagttccactcctactgctgaagcaccccgctggcgtggatactcagggggtgctcAGGTTATGTATGTTATGATTCTCGAACCCATCGCATTTGATAGACACTTTTTCTGGGTGTTTTACTATAGTATTCATGGaagttttcatttgcaggaaaGAAAAGACCGCCTCGCCTTCCTACTGCATAAAGGACATGAAAGCCATATTCGAATCGAAATCCAAACAATAATAGGAGGCCCTTCGAGGTTCGAATATACATTTTGTTATTAGCGAAATAGTGATTTGAAATATTGACCAAACACAAAAATATGGTTATAATAGAGTCGTATAAAAATGTATAAAGTAGTGCCCCATCCCTGAAGATGCTATAAAACGAAAACTTGAGCTCTACAGAACAATCTACGAAATTTtaaatcgatttgtttttattttaatttcattttcatattcattacGGGTGAATATATTGTTGTTTTTGGTCGTTTTCTCTAGAAACGAAATTTTTTTACTGTTTTAACCATGATTTGATGATTCTGTGAGTGCTGAGGTTTTTGATCACCACCAGATCGTGTGCCACAATCAGCTGTAGCACCCGAACGCTTTATTTTTATAGGGATATTCTTAGCGAGGTTTCTGAGTGATCTTAAcctgtttttattttcaaaatgtgataTACCCTTCGTGTAGAGAAAACTATTGAAACGTAACTTTTCCATCTTTCCATTTTGCTACTAATTACCGCTATGAAGTAAAATTTGGCTTTAGATTGATAATGCCTCTAAAGAAGGAGTAGTTCAAATGTAACATGAAATTCGTTTACGTTTTAACTTGATTTTTGAACGAAGGAGAAATTTCACTGGAAGATTCAATGATTTTTTGtcaaataatcatgataatAAGCACCAATTTGCTCAGAAGAAGTATCCCAGTGCGAATTTCTTCGTTCAaatcgatgaaatttttttatccatGACATGTAATTGATTCCTCTGAGTATTGGGGAtattatttcgtatttttttacGAAAAAAGTTAGTCTGCCGGCTGTAAAACTTTCGGAGTTGTAGTCACCAGTAGTCTCtgatttttatattgttttatattcGATACCATATTTTTATTTCGATTACTAAACCCTTCCCGCCCCCAGTTTCTATGAAATGTATTGAAAATCAAAGGAAATTCTTCAAATAGACAATAACGAGTGTATGTTTTCATTCTTATTTATTGTGTTTATACTTTTATCTCTTTATGGTtcgaattatatttatttattttatactGATTGTAAATATTGTATTGAGCTTTGAGAAAGTTCAGAGTTATGTTATGTTTAATAAATTATGTCATATTGAAGGTGTTTTTTTCTTTCCAACTCTTATAAATACACCAATGAACAGTTTTTTGACTCAGCTTCTTGGGGAAGTTACCCAGAAGTGTTTTTTATTGCAAAAAAACCTCAATACCGGGAAATTTGCACTCCGGTTGTACATCTGTgaagaaattgatgaaaaatgcaTGGGGAAACTTTCCCATTGTAATCCagccaattattcaacaatcaaGCGATACGGACACGCGATGGCTTCGGGCAGGAATGTCCAGCGCAGTCCCCGGGGTCAAGTGGTCagtttttcctcattttccaCTGTGTGAAGGCGCTCCGAGAGGTGACCGTCCAGTGTTTTAGTGCGAAGGTTTTTCGTGTATCGATATTTGTATTTTTCTTTAATGTTGCACGGTTCTGGTGGCCACGGTGTATCCGGTTATGTTTTTTGAAGGACTTCGTTCGGGAAGTGAGGGAAAAATCGGATTTTTCGAGGACGCAAGATGCGATACATTGATGATACGTATTATACGTTAACTTGATGGTAGGTGACGATTCTGTGCATAATAATAGTACTTAACGTTGTTGTGTTTAACACGTATTTATCGAATTCGAGGTGgaatttcacgaaaatcgaatAAAAGTATACAggacgagtctttgactcgtgtaaatatttcagcagtagattcttggggtcgaaaggaacacttttttcttctaCCATTTCTCCctaattggctcggtttaaaagatacaggatgttgaaaaaccataaaaaatttttatttttagttctcacaaacggttttatcgaatgatatgaatttcggaatatagtttttcatttatttcatgaatctttcacgaacacaagatatcacccacgtcttccagttttctcattatgaccattaagtatcaaaaaaaaaaaaataccaaatattccAAGAACCAAACTGTTGCAACTAAATTGGatgatatttgaacgttttgaaaaatattttctcatataatgcaccattttcgagtaatttgatgttcaaaaattaaaaactatctgtgaaatttgaaaaattgggaacaTTGgctacaactctgtttaaaagatccacagatctgtAGTGTTACAGGTTTAGCTACTTGttccagctcattatgaaaacttaaaatggttatacATATCTTTTCATAAGGGCCGAATCAggaaaaattgtataggaaaaaagtgtttcttttgacctcaagaattttctATTGAAATGCATTTTCAGAGACAAATTTATTTGAAGAAACGGAAAGAACTGTGGTCCAGTTCcaataaattcaatgaaaagaGCTTATCGTCTCTGGGTCTTGTGCTTAAAATGTTCTTTCTACACTAGGTCCTCAATTTCGCAGCAAATGGAAAAAGTTCTTGATGAATATGGCATGAAGAATGATCAAGACTACTGGTGTGTGAGGTTGTAGAAAAAACAACAAACTATCCCTTCGTTTCAAGTTGTTAAGTTAAGCCAGTAATTATTTTCCAATTCATCAAAGACTACCTCCACTGACCGTGTACGAATACGTGTAAATATTTACCGAACAATGGAAATTGGATCGCACGACTAAAATAAATCGATTGATTGCAACCCATATTCTATGTAGAAAACACTTTACAAACAAACTGATATAGAACGTCTAGGGTAGTCTGGTCACGTTATATTCAGTTGTAGAGGAAGTGTATGTATCTGAGCTAAGCACTCTGCAGGATTAGTTCGGGGTTATTATTTAAAAACACGCGAAAGATTCAGATTTTCGTTGAACTATATATAGTCACgataaatttttgtttgaattctgggtcaaacagttcatgattcaatcgagaaattttggtatgaaaatagaggttttcgaaCAGGTtgaatctattgccagcaatttggaaagcctatctgccttcgtttagattttcatcttggaaatggcatttttcaaaaattgcaattttcaatctgcgatagctcctgttatattcgtctgctccaattgagattttcggttatataatcagcgttgcctaggcttccactctagcacaaaaactcgatttcgaaaatctcgattttttgggtcaaaaatgagcaaggggtagaccccccctaaaatgacctatttgctactctgtctgaaaatcaggatgttccattactatcctaggatatggagtgcatagaatttgttctgaagattctagaaaaccaaacagttcatgattcaatagagaattacactccagagagctcttcgaagtcaactcgaaaatgaaaagtggaaaaacaaaaaaaattattttctcctaaacagggccagatatttgaaattttggtatggaaatataggttttcgaacacgctgaatctattgcgagcaatttcgagagcctatctcccttcgtttagattttcaccttggaaatggaaattttcaaaaattgccaattttcaatctgcgatatcttctgttatattcgtcagatccaattgggattttcagttatataatcagcgttgccaaggcttacaccctagcacaaaaactcgatttcgaaaatttcgattttttgggtaaaaaatgagcaaggggtagaccccccctaaaatgacctatttgctactctgtctgaaaatcaggatgttccattactatcctaggatatggagtgcatagaattcgttctgaagattctagaaaaccaaacagttgatgattcaatagagaattgcactccagagagctcttcgaagtcaactcgaaaatgaaaagtggaaaaacaaaaaaaatgattttctcctaaacagggccagatatttgaaattttggtatggaaatataggttttcgaacacgctgaatctattgcgagcaatttcgaaagcctatctcgcttcgtttagattttcatcttggaaatggcatttttcaaaaattgcaattttcaatctgcgatatctcctgttatattcgtctgatccaattgggatttccggttctataatcagcgttgccaaggcttccaccctagcacaaaaactcgatttcgaaaatttcgattttttgggtcaaaaatgagcaaggggttagacccccctaaaatgacctatttgctactctgtctgaaaatcaggatgttccattactatcctaggatatggagtgcatagaatttgttctgaagattctagaaaaccaaacagttcattattcaatacagaattacactccagagagctcttcgaagtcaactcgaaaatgaaaagtggaaaaacaaaaaaaattattttctcctaaacagggccagatatttgaaattttggtatggaaatataggttttcgaacacgctgaatctattgcgagcaatttcgagagcctatctcccttcgtttagattttcaccttggaaatggaaattttcaaaaattgccaattttcaatctgcgatatcttctgttatattcgtcagatccaattgggattttcagttatataatcagcgttgccaaggcttacaccctagcacaaaaactcgatttcgaaaatttcgattttttgggtaaaaaatgagcaaggggtagaccccccctaaaatgacctatttgctactctgtctgaaaatcaggatgttccattactatcctaggatatggagtgcatagaatttgttctgaagattcaagaaaaccaaacagttgatggttcaatagagaattgcactccagagagctcttcgaagtcaactcgaaaatgaaaagtggaaaaacaaaaaaaatgattttctcctaaacagggccagatatttgaaattttggtatggaaatataggttttcgaacacgctgaatctattgcgagcaatttcgaaagcctatctgccttcgtttagattttcaccttggaaatggcatttttcaaaaattgccaattttcaatctgcgatatcttctgttatattcgtcagatccaattgggattttcagttatataatcagcgttgccaaggcttccaccctagcacaaaaactcgatttcgaaaatttcgattttttgggtcaaaaatgagcaaggggtagaccccccctaaaatgacctatttgctactctgtctgaaaatcaggatgttccattactatcctaggatatggagtgcatagaattcgttctgaagattctagaaaaccaaacagttgatgattcaatagagaattacactccagagagctcttcgaagtcaactcgaaaatgaaaagtggaaaaacaaaaaaaattattttctcctaaacagggccagatatttgaaattttggtatggaaatataggttttcgaacacgctgaatctattgcgagcaatttcgagagcctatctcccttcgtttagattttcaccttggaaatggcatttttcaaaaattgcaattttcaatctgcgatatcttctgttatatttgACAGATCAAATTGGggtttccggtttcataatcagcgttgcctaggcttccaccctagcataaaaactcgatttcgaaaatcccaattttttgggtaaaaaatgagcaaggggttagaccccccaaaaatcacctatttgctactctgtccaaAAGAGTTGCTCTGTCAGAATATGCATcatgtttagatctacgataattatcctgAAAGATAAATTACCCCAAAgattaccttcgaaaaattcccaaaaacaaCGCATCGTTCGAGAATGTAACAAAACAAGCTGGATTAATAGTTAATCGATGAAATACAGGCAGAATTGCACCCTTCAAACCTTCTCAATTGGTGGAGACGATTCAGGGCAAGGTTAGGAGGTCATACCTTCGGCAGGGCTACTCAGAAATTCATATAAATGTCACTATCGATTATTCAACGTGGGCGGTTGTAGGGAAACTATAATTCCTTTCAAATTGACACGAGTACAAGAATGTTTGTACTTCGATACTGACGGTCGTGGAAATCAAttatttcgagaaaattttttcttaagAATGGACTAATCCTGAAGAAAAAACCCTAGTTTTTCACAAAGTATCATGAATGAATGTAGGATCGCTTAGGTCACATGTATTAGGGGTTTTCGTTGCGTGTGTTAGGGATCTAGATAGAAGAAAATGCTTAGGAGTTTAATCACCGATTGGAGGGTTTTCCTGTACGATTGCAAATTCTCAGAATTTATGGCGTCATTTCCAAAGCAGGAGATTACTTCATGCTTTATGAATTGCTGTTTTTTGCCTATGAATTTCTTCCAAATGTCCTCGTTTCCAATATGACTAAGGCTGTCCTGTTTCAACAGCGTTTTATCCAAGAAACCAACACAGAAATATTCAGTTAAGATGAATTCGGAGACTCTgtgtattttcaattcaattattttttcacagATGGCTTGAATTAGATCTGGTATGGCAGAAAACGTAAAGGTTATAGTGAGATGTCGGCCTATGAACAGAAGAGAAAGAGAATCAAATTGCAAGGTAAATttctgtaacgttttcttcacttTAAATTAAAGTAAGTACTGTCCTGTCCTGCTCCTCTGCTGGTCTTATACAGGCGTTGAAACTTTCACGCGGTACCTCGCACTTTATAGAAGGAACAGGGCCGGACGCTTCATTCCATACGATCAGAGTCGAAATCTTGCCTTAAATAACAGCCCCGTCTCCATATTTTTTGCAGTGCTGTGTGAAATGCCACAACTGCATGGTGGAACTGTGGGATCCCAACGAAGGTTCAACATTTCCCAAACAGTTCACCTTCGATTACGCCTTCGACGAAAATTCCACAACCGAAATCATCTACAACGACATCTGTTACCCCCTAGTAGAGGTGAATAAAACGAGCTATAATCTTTCGAAAATAAACTCAAATGACACATGTAGATGTCGcagaattttaaaaattacACCTATTTCTGTGAACCGATACACGTGTTTCGAGCTTATTGAAGCATCTTCGGCTAAAACACGACACGATTCGTTTTTCAGAGCGTTTTAGAGGGTTACAATGCCACCATATTCGTGTACGGACAAACGGGATGCGGGAAATCCCACACGATGGAGGGAAATAGAAATCAGGAACCGCCAGACAAGGGGGTCATCTCCAGGGCTTTCGAGCACATTTTCGAGGCCATAGCAGTGACGACCGGTGTAAAATACTTAGCGATAATTAGTTATTTGGAAATTTACAACGAGCAGATAAGGTGAGTGGATTGGTCCTTGAAAAACTGGACGTTTCACGTATCATTCCAGGGATCTACTCTTACCGACTGACAAGATATCGGCCAATTGTACTTTAAGTCTGAAAGAGACGCCGAACGAAGGTGTAACAGTTCCAGGTGAGTCCGATAGGAATCTGcgaaaaaaatcgaaagaaaaatttcgtttttgaaGGTTTAACGTCTCACCCTGTACACGACGCCGCCGAATGCGAGAAATTCCTCAGCGTCGGTTCGAAGAACCGAATGATCGGAGCCACTCTCATGAATCAGAACAGCTCCAGATCGCACAGTATATTCACCATCAGCATCGAGCAGATAAGCGTGCAGAACAACAACGAAAGTATAAGGAAAGGTaaaggaaattttcgaaatattcacctCGATGTGAAAATCGCTCCACACTGTACATCTTAGGGACAAGCAGGTACTACGTCTTGTGAAAGTTCAAAAAGTACCCTTCGTTCGACCTctcaaaaatatatgaaaaattcttagcctactataaaacaaaaaaacaaaatttcaatgtcaaaatattttattactcaacatattctcctcttaattgcatacattcattacagcgaacctgcaacgtctctagacctttaaagaaaatgtttcttcttgctctgctaaccagacctccacagcttttattacctcctcgttggaagaaaatttacgaccttctaaacttttttttcagttgaggagaggGATGATAGTTGAATGGAGCCaagtctggtgaataagggggttgttctagtaatGCAAAtcctaaatcatgaattttttgcatggcaacatgagatttgtatgcaggggcgttgtccttcaaaaacaaaacaactttggatagctttccgcgtcttctctctttaattttttcccgtagagtggtcagtaatatcgaatagtgatctccggttattgttctatccttatccaaaaaatcaatcatgatttctccatggcaatcccaaaaaactgaagcaagaacttttccagcagatttttggacacgaaacttcttaggtcttggagaatcaaagtgtcaccattccatcgattgttgctttgtttctagatcgtagaaatgtactcaagtctcatccatagtaacaattcggcatAAGAAGtctcatcgttttcaaatcgagcacagatcgaacgcgatgcctctacccttgcacgcttttggtcaacattcaaacatttggggatccattctgcagcaattt includes:
- the LOC123319745 gene encoding GTPase-activating protein CdGAPr-like isoform X1 produces the protein MQFLSSGFVPDGYFGSVLSRFRVAESYPPGDVFVDVKLMDFGAYNEAICIEVKEMQISEAAGGQPAPGAEPCRFPKLEECAHFHYERVQLSTLSVSLRTNMDQSLHSQHTNDETDVEWYMIQVTSGEECWLLQRNFENFKMLDDQLHQCIYDRKISQLPDLSLRSNESPEIETILIGYLERFSEIADNSLNCGPVLNWLQMDNKGHRLLVPSEESRSINTPAVAAAYSVRRYVSQARDELNLEVGDMISVIDMASPGESMWWRGKRGFQVGFFPQHCVHIIGDKVPRNMPLPPPVVGSLAISPIKPVLRKHGKLITFFRSFILNRPSRRRLKQSGILKERVFACDLGEHLLNSGHEIPMVLKCCAEFIEKNGIVDGIYRLSGVTSNIQKLRNAFDEDRIPNLYTEEILQDIHSVASLLKMYFRELPNPLCTYQLYQSFVTAVQHTGVKGAEGDHERLLKMREAVQKLPPPHYRTLEYLMRHLARVAKHGPSTGMTTRNVAIVWAPNLLRCAELEDGGVTALQGVGVQAVVTEFLICFADLIFCDHLPNLDKPILDISSSPSPRKCRPKSLAISTPTKLITLEEARSKHLLSNRNEECQYIEVGGGPKNLPKKYHTVIDLPPGSRKRGHTKRSPMGWRSFFGKSRSNTQTNLKIARKSSTPGLSTSEKAITTEPELMEVRRKLRSVKSAESLTSGHSEPAPADCDVLAPLHSLHKPPGHNRSISHDSYFDTLQNSQNNSEGSLLDLSEIQLNFDLEETEMRIFSEDESLVSSPKVLRETNQRRVLTRARPEEFNSATNSGNPSPKKQARVVLSPDSVSRKRTRLEDQLSDIQYIDCSTPENVVSTIAVVHSEDAATPCGLSYQPKNKSPRNSDNNPDKRQSLNLDSSASQPSAIVKSFTENDIAGTASVTPQSPAYRPLGESSTNTTSSPTEVTYQNLHHKSELATCLKPATPTYENVLTTISITYKSPQRSAESSPLKTQTDFDSIYEDVTIIPEKAVVPTSTASLPIQQASQPELREGDNYLTLLLGDKEDRPKSLSALDNVVSRKDDMRTNLSSSVVYDTNEQLSLFSAEELKTFSSNRSSGSNIQYTPSSTSAPYQFIENTHTPSDLSLSEVLHSSTDNLSASQSSLSFPNSSMTPNVSPTPLKSDTQSLEDLLTPVSPLETRDTSECSLLQEIQSEVMEAGAKLDNLIDFSPSVDASLIREDDCESSREVEAEEVYEQVKYFRRSINEVNSLLELQLDQKESSEIEAKREVEVMDDGAVEGTNENEVKMEEETPTYDSLEPHVYENLQGEDMRKDDGVSVYENVEIKREPDQVSVKDLLTKFGECKETVEESTTTSDDVDASEPNHQDDVPANQRLRKFYEKDSLPPCLRARNLKNQLKTRSLDEEEFKKEFDLDVGSRRKSLDEALGYKTNSLPKTLNQPKMLPQDEVEREMENFHLLHGSENDDRSLEEEMKKRERIEKYKEERRKILQEKYRTESFKEDKDVLLSRMKIYKSPNKEDSSETSDFLPCLNRVRRKSTRSDDSVVIEPESPPKPPLEEKADPEVEIRPNSLKARAAMFERNSTGSPSKLPKPAKKTTGNNRTGELTVKESDKVFRENFILRSKTEDIFKGERRRHTYESRERQNEDDLKSRRGSLDRQSPRKEKTASPSYCIKDMKAIFESKSKQ